The Linepithema humile isolate Giens D197 chromosome 2, Lhum_UNIL_v1.0, whole genome shotgun sequence genome has a segment encoding these proteins:
- the LOC105679950 gene encoding cilia- and flagella-associated protein 251-like isoform X2 → MISETRTVHTFYFSVYKLNFPIAFCYKMAMPLAFPFSNRFQTDTENAESNETNVKKKRFEREFAERDLWPFKLQWSFGINPAVPVINLTAENHVLVAYACSHAAMIYNCSSRKMSPLLGHRNAVRTLSTTRDGKWLLTADFEQDCVTVIWDTEKWSPVCTLFNPHGNEGMTAARISPDANHVVTVGNGKCQNVYFWLWTHGKDRPNASFSLVDTTSERVKEITFNDEHSEQFALTTDYHVLFLTWLRLSPSLGEVSTYWNLQWILLRSKSATSIYSDYKWYIFRLLIINSIINFCLNQNLSIITYVIISGCILVWGDVSRKENRAIDDSKYRKKKHIKTVNLQKSNITVIINNEGMLVTGNSNGRVTFYDYQLRLLYWCESCDLDSIRWISFDLRATDSSKKHQDNGKIKIATASKLITNAEHGQRNYKSDKSIDKATNEAKSSNLPTDATIHSSPFNVRNFLACSSAGRIALIEIAKQKCRLVLQPLATVTSLDAHPESNYVIVGDAQGAVHLYNFDKRILTSSRSTPSLPDFRPVLKKQETDRNFIYVTCPQNHESLKAVTALKFSPRCDMLACGLENGTIWILHYITLDPLDEIPYKHSSVAVNKIVFTPDAEYMAYSDNALTVVVFKRNDIAASKERNLWNLIGKYHSHYLPIRDILFGPPASDSRIPRFFSLGEDRELVEYDLERSGPYPAPGLQILRIDQVEQSAIPLCLAWYPGFGTEGFLMLSNSEYKYKIFSDVTKMVRGTYLGPTFGEPVQHLQVLKKKSRDNDYMVFATDREIGLQLLPLDGNPYRIVSVTGHPQKITGISVSNNREMMFTAGYNDPCVLMWKIRLRSVDTMAQLGGEGLSPFHRLIKDGLINEIKDLFYYTQILRQECTTAPKIVSDTIGVEQISNLMRAIGYFPTNKEIENIIAEVCYKYYVETGELVKEVTFEEFVRLYVNHRPVFELGMHQIKEAFRTFVEENFNSVETPTLTREQFMNILFGILTEDSKAIGDPLTLQEAYTYLRSLVPPDEKMIENRRSSPTRRSTSFNFLPSRISYKDFTMHIMDIELLKEN, encoded by the exons ATGATCTCAGAAACAAGAACTGTGCACACATTCTACTTTAGCGTTTACAAATTGAATTTTCCGAttgcattttgttataaaatggCGATGCCTCTCGCCTTTCCGTTTTCCAACCGATTTCAAACGGATACCGAAAATGCCGAAAGCAACGAAACAAACGTAAAGAAGAAACGTTTCGAACGGGAATTCGCGGAGCGCGATCTTTGGCCATTC AAACTACAATGGTCCTTCGGGATAAATCCGGCAGTACCGGTGATAAATCTAACTGCGGAAAATCATGTGCTAGTGGCATACGCCTGCTCGCATGCTGCGATGATCTACAACTGCAGCTCGCGGAAGATGTCACCGCTTCTGGGCCAC CGAAATGCTGTGAGAACGTTGTCGACCACGCGAGATGGCAAGTGGCTGCTGACAGCGGATTTTGAACAGGATTGCGTGACTGTGATTTGGGACACGGAGAAATG GTCTCCCGTTTGCACTTTATTCAATCCGCATGGAAATGAGGGCATGACAGCTGCTCGTATTAGTCCTGACGCTAATCATGTAGTTACCGTCGGCAATGGAAAGTGTCAGAACGTATATTTCTGGCTGTGGACTCATGGAAAAGACAGGCCAAATG CATCATTTTCATTGGTCGACACTACGTCTGAACGTGTCAAGgaaataacttttaatgacGAACATTCAGAACAGTTTGCATTGACGACCGATTACCACGTTCTATTCCTAACTTGG CTGCGATTATCCCCAAGTCTTGGCGAAGTTTCGACGTATTGGAATCTTCAATGGATCCTGCTACGTTCCAAAAGTGCAACAAGTATTTACAGCGACTACAAATGGTATATCTttcgtttattaataattaattcaattatcaACTTTTGTTTAAATCAGAATTTGTCTATTATtacttatgtaattatttcagGATGCATCTTGGTGTGGGGCGATGTTTCTCGCAAGGAGAATCGCGCGATCGATGATtccaaatacagaaaaaagaaacacataAAGACTGTCAATTTGCAGAAGAGCAACAttactgttattattaataacgaggg CATGCTCGTTACGGGAAATTCGAACGGTCGCGTTACATTCTACGATTATCAGTTGAGACTCTTGTACTGGTGTGAAAGTTGTGATCTCGATTCCATTCGATGGATTAGCTTCGATCTTCGAGCCACCGATTCATCTAAAA agcATCAAGATAacggcaaaataaaaatagcaacTGCGTCAAAACTCATTACAAATGCGGAACATGGTCAACGAAACTACAAGAGCGATAAATCCATAGATAAGGCAACTAATGAGGCAAAATCAAGCAATTTGCCAACGGATGCTACTATACACAGCTCTCCATTTAATGTCCGAAATTTTCTTGCAT GCTCCTCTGCAGGAAGAATAGCATTAATAGAAATTGCAAAGCAGAAATGTCGTCTTGTGTTACAGCCACTTGCTACCGTGACTAGTCTAGACGCTCATCCAGAAAG CAATTACGTGATTGTGGGAGACGCGCAGGGCGCTGTACACTTGTACAACTTCGATAAGCGCATTCTGACGTCATCCAGGAGCACGCCGTCTCTTCCGGACTTCCGGCCAGTTCTCAAAAAACAGGAAACCGACAGAAACTTCATTTACGTCACGTGTCCGCAGAACCACGAATCCTTGAAAGCCGTCACCGCTCTAAAGTTCTCACCGAGAT GCGATATGCTGGCGTGCGGTTTAGAGAACGGGACGATTTGGATTCTACATTATATCACTTTGGATCCTCTAGACGAGATACCGTACAAGCACTCTTCAGTAGCCGTTAACAAAATCGTGTTCACACCAGACGCCGAATATATGGCTTACTCG GACAACGCATTGACAGTGGTGGTATTCAAAAGGAACGACATCGCCGCTTCAAAGGAGCGCAACCTGTGGAATTTGATCGGAAAGTATCACTCGCATTATCTGCCTATCAGAGACATACTTTTTGGCCCGCCCGCGTCCGATTCTCGTATACCGCGATTTTTCTCCTTGGGAGAAGATCGAGAGCTCGTCGAGTATGATTTGGAACGCAG CGGGCCGTATCCTGCGCCAGGACTTCAAATCCTACGCATTGATCAGGTTGAACAGAGCGCCATTCCCCTCTGCCTGGCGTGGTATCCTGGATTCGGCACCGAAGGATTCCTCATGCTCTCAAATTCGGAA tataaatacaaaatcttCAGCGACGTCACCAAGATGGTTCGCGGTACTTATTTAGGGCCGACGTTTGGAGAACCAGTGCAACACTTGCAG GTTTTAAAGAAGAAATCTCGGGACAACGATTATATGGTATTCGCAACGGACAGAGAAATCGGCCTACAGTTGCTGCCTCTGGACGGCAATCCTTACAGGATCGTCAGTGTAACGGGCCATCCGCAAAAA ATAACAGGCATCTCCGTCAGCAACAACAGAGAAATGATGTTTACCGCAGGCTATAACGATCCGTGTGTTTTAATGTGGAAAATCAGACTCAG GTCCGTTGACACAATGGCGCAATTAGGCGGCGAAGGACTCTCGCCGTTTCATCGTCTTATTAAAGACGGGCTGATAAACGAGATAAAAGACCTGTTCTACTACACGCAGATATTACGTCAAGAATGTACGACCGCTCCTAAAATCGTTTCTGACACCATCGGTGTCGAACAGATCTCGAATCTCATGCGAGCTATTGGATATTTTCCGACTAACAAAGAA atagaGAATATCATAGCGGAAGTGTGTTACAAATATTACGTCGAAACCGGCGAACTTGTCAAAGAAGTCACCTTCGAGGAATTTGTGCGACTTTATGTGAATCACCGACCGGTGTTTGAACTCGGTATGCATCAGATAAAAGAAGCTTTTCGTACTTTCGTCGAAGAGAATTTTAACAGTGTGGAAACTCCTACTTTAACGCGAGAGCagtttatgaatattttattcggtATTTTGACAGAAGACAGTAAAGCTATCG GTGACCCGTTGACTCTGCAAGAAGCGTACACGTATCTCAGATCACTCGTACCTCCTGACGAGAAAATGATCGAGAACCGTCGCTCAAGTCCGACGCGAAGATCCACGTCCTTTAATTTTCTCCCATCG AGAATATCTTACAAAGATTTCACCATGCACATCATGGATATTGAGTTGCTGAAGGAAAACTAG
- the LOC105679950 gene encoding cilia- and flagella-associated protein 251-like isoform X1: MISETRTVHTFYFSVYKLNFPIAFCYKMAMPLAFPFSNRFQTDTENAESNETNVKKKRFEREFAERDLWPFKLQWSFGINPAVPVINLTAENHVLVAYACSHAAMIYNCSSRKMSPLLGHRNAVRTLSTTRDGKWLLTADFEQDCVTVIWDTEKWSPVCTLFNPHGNEGMTAARISPDANHVVTVGNGKCQNVYFWLWTHGKDRPNASFSLVDTTSERVKEITFNDEHSEQFALTTDYHVLFLTWNGHILSCDYPQVLAKFRRIGIFNGSCYVPKVQQVFTATTNGCILVWGDVSRKENRAIDDSKYRKKKHIKTVNLQKSNITVIINNEGMLVTGNSNGRVTFYDYQLRLLYWCESCDLDSIRWISFDLRATDSSKKHQDNGKIKIATASKLITNAEHGQRNYKSDKSIDKATNEAKSSNLPTDATIHSSPFNVRNFLACSSAGRIALIEIAKQKCRLVLQPLATVTSLDAHPESNYVIVGDAQGAVHLYNFDKRILTSSRSTPSLPDFRPVLKKQETDRNFIYVTCPQNHESLKAVTALKFSPRCDMLACGLENGTIWILHYITLDPLDEIPYKHSSVAVNKIVFTPDAEYMAYSDNALTVVVFKRNDIAASKERNLWNLIGKYHSHYLPIRDILFGPPASDSRIPRFFSLGEDRELVEYDLERSGPYPAPGLQILRIDQVEQSAIPLCLAWYPGFGTEGFLMLSNSEYKYKIFSDVTKMVRGTYLGPTFGEPVQHLQVLKKKSRDNDYMVFATDREIGLQLLPLDGNPYRIVSVTGHPQKITGISVSNNREMMFTAGYNDPCVLMWKIRLRSVDTMAQLGGEGLSPFHRLIKDGLINEIKDLFYYTQILRQECTTAPKIVSDTIGVEQISNLMRAIGYFPTNKEVFFAYNVTRCPKSLDFNFSDKLFDIADDFFNI; this comes from the exons ATGATCTCAGAAACAAGAACTGTGCACACATTCTACTTTAGCGTTTACAAATTGAATTTTCCGAttgcattttgttataaaatggCGATGCCTCTCGCCTTTCCGTTTTCCAACCGATTTCAAACGGATACCGAAAATGCCGAAAGCAACGAAACAAACGTAAAGAAGAAACGTTTCGAACGGGAATTCGCGGAGCGCGATCTTTGGCCATTC AAACTACAATGGTCCTTCGGGATAAATCCGGCAGTACCGGTGATAAATCTAACTGCGGAAAATCATGTGCTAGTGGCATACGCCTGCTCGCATGCTGCGATGATCTACAACTGCAGCTCGCGGAAGATGTCACCGCTTCTGGGCCAC CGAAATGCTGTGAGAACGTTGTCGACCACGCGAGATGGCAAGTGGCTGCTGACAGCGGATTTTGAACAGGATTGCGTGACTGTGATTTGGGACACGGAGAAATG GTCTCCCGTTTGCACTTTATTCAATCCGCATGGAAATGAGGGCATGACAGCTGCTCGTATTAGTCCTGACGCTAATCATGTAGTTACCGTCGGCAATGGAAAGTGTCAGAACGTATATTTCTGGCTGTGGACTCATGGAAAAGACAGGCCAAATG CATCATTTTCATTGGTCGACACTACGTCTGAACGTGTCAAGgaaataacttttaatgacGAACATTCAGAACAGTTTGCATTGACGACCGATTACCACGTTCTATTCCTAACTTGG AACGGTCACATTTTAAGCTGCGATTATCCCCAAGTCTTGGCGAAGTTTCGACGTATTGGAATCTTCAATGGATCCTGCTACGTTCCAAAAGTGCAACAAGTATTTACAGCGACTACAAATG GATGCATCTTGGTGTGGGGCGATGTTTCTCGCAAGGAGAATCGCGCGATCGATGATtccaaatacagaaaaaagaaacacataAAGACTGTCAATTTGCAGAAGAGCAACAttactgttattattaataacgaggg CATGCTCGTTACGGGAAATTCGAACGGTCGCGTTACATTCTACGATTATCAGTTGAGACTCTTGTACTGGTGTGAAAGTTGTGATCTCGATTCCATTCGATGGATTAGCTTCGATCTTCGAGCCACCGATTCATCTAAAA agcATCAAGATAacggcaaaataaaaatagcaacTGCGTCAAAACTCATTACAAATGCGGAACATGGTCAACGAAACTACAAGAGCGATAAATCCATAGATAAGGCAACTAATGAGGCAAAATCAAGCAATTTGCCAACGGATGCTACTATACACAGCTCTCCATTTAATGTCCGAAATTTTCTTGCAT GCTCCTCTGCAGGAAGAATAGCATTAATAGAAATTGCAAAGCAGAAATGTCGTCTTGTGTTACAGCCACTTGCTACCGTGACTAGTCTAGACGCTCATCCAGAAAG CAATTACGTGATTGTGGGAGACGCGCAGGGCGCTGTACACTTGTACAACTTCGATAAGCGCATTCTGACGTCATCCAGGAGCACGCCGTCTCTTCCGGACTTCCGGCCAGTTCTCAAAAAACAGGAAACCGACAGAAACTTCATTTACGTCACGTGTCCGCAGAACCACGAATCCTTGAAAGCCGTCACCGCTCTAAAGTTCTCACCGAGAT GCGATATGCTGGCGTGCGGTTTAGAGAACGGGACGATTTGGATTCTACATTATATCACTTTGGATCCTCTAGACGAGATACCGTACAAGCACTCTTCAGTAGCCGTTAACAAAATCGTGTTCACACCAGACGCCGAATATATGGCTTACTCG GACAACGCATTGACAGTGGTGGTATTCAAAAGGAACGACATCGCCGCTTCAAAGGAGCGCAACCTGTGGAATTTGATCGGAAAGTATCACTCGCATTATCTGCCTATCAGAGACATACTTTTTGGCCCGCCCGCGTCCGATTCTCGTATACCGCGATTTTTCTCCTTGGGAGAAGATCGAGAGCTCGTCGAGTATGATTTGGAACGCAG CGGGCCGTATCCTGCGCCAGGACTTCAAATCCTACGCATTGATCAGGTTGAACAGAGCGCCATTCCCCTCTGCCTGGCGTGGTATCCTGGATTCGGCACCGAAGGATTCCTCATGCTCTCAAATTCGGAA tataaatacaaaatcttCAGCGACGTCACCAAGATGGTTCGCGGTACTTATTTAGGGCCGACGTTTGGAGAACCAGTGCAACACTTGCAG GTTTTAAAGAAGAAATCTCGGGACAACGATTATATGGTATTCGCAACGGACAGAGAAATCGGCCTACAGTTGCTGCCTCTGGACGGCAATCCTTACAGGATCGTCAGTGTAACGGGCCATCCGCAAAAA ATAACAGGCATCTCCGTCAGCAACAACAGAGAAATGATGTTTACCGCAGGCTATAACGATCCGTGTGTTTTAATGTGGAAAATCAGACTCAG GTCCGTTGACACAATGGCGCAATTAGGCGGCGAAGGACTCTCGCCGTTTCATCGTCTTATTAAAGACGGGCTGATAAACGAGATAAAAGACCTGTTCTACTACACGCAGATATTACGTCAAGAATGTACGACCGCTCCTAAAATCGTTTCTGACACCATCGGTGTCGAACAGATCTCGAATCTCATGCGAGCTATTGGATATTTTCCGACTAACAAAGAAGTATTCTTTGCGTATAATGTTACACGATGTCCTAAAAGCcttgattttaatttcagtGATAAACTCTTTGATATAGcagacgatttttttaatatttaa
- the Trxr1 gene encoding thioredoxin reductase 2, mitochondrial isoform X2 — MVDVTWTAIVNRKSIIMATLAVFTRLVSFRCAHAKLFGLSHQRALFARCDNSFIYGRNTMACVCTDQGYTYDLVVIGGGSGGLAAAKEAVGLGAKVAVLDYVTPSPLGTTWGLGGTCVNVGCIPKKLMHQAALLGEAVHEASTFGWQLDPKTVKIDWEALTTSVQNHIKSVNWVTRVELRTKKVEYFNCLGYFKDAHTVVGVTKKGEEKVLTAKNVLIAVGGRPRYPDIPGAVEYGISSDDIFSLERAPGKTLIVGAGYIGLECAGFLNGLGYDATIMVRSIVLRGFDQQMANLVAEEMEQRGVHFIYQAKPKKITKQEDGRLLVHWVDKDGEIHQDVYDTVLFAIGRRALTRELKPENAGLKLVEETDKIDAINEQTNVPNIYAVGDVLHKKPELTPVAIHAGKLLARRLFGNSTEQMDYTNVATTVFSPLEYGCVGLSEEAAVANHGEDAIEIYHAYYKPTEFFVPQKNVDRCYVKVVALKDGDQRVLGMHFVGPNAGEVIQGFAAAIKCNLTVPKLKSTVGIHPTVAEEFTRIFITKRSGLDPKPQSCCS; from the exons ATGGTTGACGTCACGTGGACTGCAATCGTGAATCGCAAGTCGATTATCATGGCGACACTGGCGGTGTTCACGCGGCTCGTGTCATTTCGGTGCGCGCACGCCAAGTTGTTTGGGTTATCACATCAACGTGCATTGTTCGCCAGATGCGACAACAGTTTTATTTACGGCAGGAACACCATGGCCTGCGTGTGCA CGGATCAAGGTTATACGTATGATTTGGTGGTCATTGGTGGAGGATCTGGTGGTTTGGCCGCAGCGAAGGAGGCTGTGGGGCTGGGAGCAAAAGTGGCAGTTCTGGATTATGTGACTCCCTCTCCTCTTGGTACTACTTGGGGATTGGGTGGTACTTGCGTCAATGTAGGATGTataccaaaaaaattaatgcatcaAGCTGCATTACTTGGTGAAGCTGTTCAT gaAGCATCAACATTCGGTTGGCAGTTGGATCCGAAAACTGTGAAGATTGATTGGGAAGCCTTGACAACATCTGTACAAAATCATATCAAGTCAGTCAACTGGGTTACTCGAGTCGAGCTTAGAACAAA gaAAGTCGAGTACTTCAACTGTCTTGGATATTTCAAGGATGCTCATACAGTGGTTGGAGTTACCAAGAAGGGCGAGGAAAAAGTCTTGACAGCTAAAAATGTACTAATTGCGGTGGGCGGTAGGCCTAGATATCCCGATATTCCAGGTGCTGTAGAATATGGCATAAGTAGCGATGATATCTTCAGTTTAGAACGTGCTCCAGGCAAGACTCTTATCGTTGGCGCTGGAT ATATTGGTCTGGAGTGTGCTGGTTTTCTTAATGGCTTGGGCTACGATGCGACAATAATGGTTCGATCGATCGTGCTGCGTGGATTCGATCAGCAAATGGCAAATCTCGTTGCCGAAGAGATGGAGCAACGTGGTGTGCATTTTATCTATCAAGCAAAACCTAAGAAGATCACGAAACAAGAGGATGGCCGTCTGCTCGTCCACTGGGTCGACAAg GATGGTGAAATTCATCAAGATGTGTACGATACCGTTTTATTTGCCATCGGCCGACGTGCGCTCACGCGGGAGTTGAAACCAGAGAATGCCGGACTGAAGCTTGTTGAAGAAACTGACAAGATCGATGCAATTAATGAACAAACAAATGTTCCAAATATTTATGCAGTTGGTGATGTGCTTCAT AAAAAACCCGAATTAACACCCGTCGCTATACACGCGGGTAAACTGCTAGCAAGAAGATTGTTCGGTAACTCGACGGAACAAATGGATTACACGAATGTGGCAACAACGGTGTTCAGTCCTCTGGAATACGGATGCGTCGGATTAAGCGAAGAAGCTGCAGTGGCGAACCACGGGGAGGATGCGATAGAGATTTATCATGCTTACTACAAACCAACGGAGTTTTTTGTACCCCAGAAGAATGTTGACCGTTGTTACGTGAAGGTTGTCGCGCTTAAAGACGGCGATCAGAGGGTGCTTGGAATGCACTTCGTTGGACCCAACGCAGGCGAAGTTATTCAAGGATTCGCGGCTGCTATCAA GTGTAACTTGACAGTACCGAAACTGAAGTCCACCGTCGGCATTCATCCAACGGTAGCGGAGGAGTTTACACGCATTTTCATTACCAAGCGTTCAGGCTTGGATCCGAAGCCTCAGAGTTGCTGCAGTTAG
- the Trxr1 gene encoding thioredoxin reductase 2, mitochondrial isoform X1 has product MESCKANKSKAWWLICREKPQTLHSDSDSSDRETDEETENNVENKVENKTENKTENQQEQKNIPSALTDQGYTYDLVVIGGGSGGLAAAKEAVGLGAKVAVLDYVTPSPLGTTWGLGGTCVNVGCIPKKLMHQAALLGEAVHEASTFGWQLDPKTVKIDWEALTTSVQNHIKSVNWVTRVELRTKKVEYFNCLGYFKDAHTVVGVTKKGEEKVLTAKNVLIAVGGRPRYPDIPGAVEYGISSDDIFSLERAPGKTLIVGAGYIGLECAGFLNGLGYDATIMVRSIVLRGFDQQMANLVAEEMEQRGVHFIYQAKPKKITKQEDGRLLVHWVDKDGEIHQDVYDTVLFAIGRRALTRELKPENAGLKLVEETDKIDAINEQTNVPNIYAVGDVLHKKPELTPVAIHAGKLLARRLFGNSTEQMDYTNVATTVFSPLEYGCVGLSEEAAVANHGEDAIEIYHAYYKPTEFFVPQKNVDRCYVKVVALKDGDQRVLGMHFVGPNAGEVIQGFAAAIKCNLTVPKLKSTVGIHPTVAEEFTRIFITKRSGLDPKPQSCCS; this is encoded by the exons ATGGAGTCATGTAAAGCAAACAAGTCGAAAGCGTGGTGGCTAATTTGTCGCGAAAAACCGCAAACCTTACACTCTGACTCTGACTCGAGTGACCGAGAAACCGACGAAGAAACGGAAAATAACGTGGAGAACAAAGTGGAGAATAAGACAGAGAATAAAACGGAGAATCAACAGGAACAAAAGAACATTCCATCCGCATTGA CGGATCAAGGTTATACGTATGATTTGGTGGTCATTGGTGGAGGATCTGGTGGTTTGGCCGCAGCGAAGGAGGCTGTGGGGCTGGGAGCAAAAGTGGCAGTTCTGGATTATGTGACTCCCTCTCCTCTTGGTACTACTTGGGGATTGGGTGGTACTTGCGTCAATGTAGGATGTataccaaaaaaattaatgcatcaAGCTGCATTACTTGGTGAAGCTGTTCAT gaAGCATCAACATTCGGTTGGCAGTTGGATCCGAAAACTGTGAAGATTGATTGGGAAGCCTTGACAACATCTGTACAAAATCATATCAAGTCAGTCAACTGGGTTACTCGAGTCGAGCTTAGAACAAA gaAAGTCGAGTACTTCAACTGTCTTGGATATTTCAAGGATGCTCATACAGTGGTTGGAGTTACCAAGAAGGGCGAGGAAAAAGTCTTGACAGCTAAAAATGTACTAATTGCGGTGGGCGGTAGGCCTAGATATCCCGATATTCCAGGTGCTGTAGAATATGGCATAAGTAGCGATGATATCTTCAGTTTAGAACGTGCTCCAGGCAAGACTCTTATCGTTGGCGCTGGAT ATATTGGTCTGGAGTGTGCTGGTTTTCTTAATGGCTTGGGCTACGATGCGACAATAATGGTTCGATCGATCGTGCTGCGTGGATTCGATCAGCAAATGGCAAATCTCGTTGCCGAAGAGATGGAGCAACGTGGTGTGCATTTTATCTATCAAGCAAAACCTAAGAAGATCACGAAACAAGAGGATGGCCGTCTGCTCGTCCACTGGGTCGACAAg GATGGTGAAATTCATCAAGATGTGTACGATACCGTTTTATTTGCCATCGGCCGACGTGCGCTCACGCGGGAGTTGAAACCAGAGAATGCCGGACTGAAGCTTGTTGAAGAAACTGACAAGATCGATGCAATTAATGAACAAACAAATGTTCCAAATATTTATGCAGTTGGTGATGTGCTTCAT AAAAAACCCGAATTAACACCCGTCGCTATACACGCGGGTAAACTGCTAGCAAGAAGATTGTTCGGTAACTCGACGGAACAAATGGATTACACGAATGTGGCAACAACGGTGTTCAGTCCTCTGGAATACGGATGCGTCGGATTAAGCGAAGAAGCTGCAGTGGCGAACCACGGGGAGGATGCGATAGAGATTTATCATGCTTACTACAAACCAACGGAGTTTTTTGTACCCCAGAAGAATGTTGACCGTTGTTACGTGAAGGTTGTCGCGCTTAAAGACGGCGATCAGAGGGTGCTTGGAATGCACTTCGTTGGACCCAACGCAGGCGAAGTTATTCAAGGATTCGCGGCTGCTATCAA GTGTAACTTGACAGTACCGAAACTGAAGTCCACCGTCGGCATTCATCCAACGGTAGCGGAGGAGTTTACACGCATTTTCATTACCAAGCGTTCAGGCTTGGATCCGAAGCCTCAGAGTTGCTGCAGTTAG
- the Trxr1 gene encoding thioredoxin reductase 1, mitochondrial isoform X3: MAPIADQGYTYDLVVIGGGSGGLAAAKEAVGLGAKVAVLDYVTPSPLGTTWGLGGTCVNVGCIPKKLMHQAALLGEAVHEASTFGWQLDPKTVKIDWEALTTSVQNHIKSVNWVTRVELRTKKVEYFNCLGYFKDAHTVVGVTKKGEEKVLTAKNVLIAVGGRPRYPDIPGAVEYGISSDDIFSLERAPGKTLIVGAGYIGLECAGFLNGLGYDATIMVRSIVLRGFDQQMANLVAEEMEQRGVHFIYQAKPKKITKQEDGRLLVHWVDKDGEIHQDVYDTVLFAIGRRALTRELKPENAGLKLVEETDKIDAINEQTNVPNIYAVGDVLHKKPELTPVAIHAGKLLARRLFGNSTEQMDYTNVATTVFSPLEYGCVGLSEEAAVANHGEDAIEIYHAYYKPTEFFVPQKNVDRCYVKVVALKDGDQRVLGMHFVGPNAGEVIQGFAAAIKCNLTVPKLKSTVGIHPTVAEEFTRIFITKRSGLDPKPQSCCS, translated from the exons ATGGCGCCGATCG CGGATCAAGGTTATACGTATGATTTGGTGGTCATTGGTGGAGGATCTGGTGGTTTGGCCGCAGCGAAGGAGGCTGTGGGGCTGGGAGCAAAAGTGGCAGTTCTGGATTATGTGACTCCCTCTCCTCTTGGTACTACTTGGGGATTGGGTGGTACTTGCGTCAATGTAGGATGTataccaaaaaaattaatgcatcaAGCTGCATTACTTGGTGAAGCTGTTCAT gaAGCATCAACATTCGGTTGGCAGTTGGATCCGAAAACTGTGAAGATTGATTGGGAAGCCTTGACAACATCTGTACAAAATCATATCAAGTCAGTCAACTGGGTTACTCGAGTCGAGCTTAGAACAAA gaAAGTCGAGTACTTCAACTGTCTTGGATATTTCAAGGATGCTCATACAGTGGTTGGAGTTACCAAGAAGGGCGAGGAAAAAGTCTTGACAGCTAAAAATGTACTAATTGCGGTGGGCGGTAGGCCTAGATATCCCGATATTCCAGGTGCTGTAGAATATGGCATAAGTAGCGATGATATCTTCAGTTTAGAACGTGCTCCAGGCAAGACTCTTATCGTTGGCGCTGGAT ATATTGGTCTGGAGTGTGCTGGTTTTCTTAATGGCTTGGGCTACGATGCGACAATAATGGTTCGATCGATCGTGCTGCGTGGATTCGATCAGCAAATGGCAAATCTCGTTGCCGAAGAGATGGAGCAACGTGGTGTGCATTTTATCTATCAAGCAAAACCTAAGAAGATCACGAAACAAGAGGATGGCCGTCTGCTCGTCCACTGGGTCGACAAg GATGGTGAAATTCATCAAGATGTGTACGATACCGTTTTATTTGCCATCGGCCGACGTGCGCTCACGCGGGAGTTGAAACCAGAGAATGCCGGACTGAAGCTTGTTGAAGAAACTGACAAGATCGATGCAATTAATGAACAAACAAATGTTCCAAATATTTATGCAGTTGGTGATGTGCTTCAT AAAAAACCCGAATTAACACCCGTCGCTATACACGCGGGTAAACTGCTAGCAAGAAGATTGTTCGGTAACTCGACGGAACAAATGGATTACACGAATGTGGCAACAACGGTGTTCAGTCCTCTGGAATACGGATGCGTCGGATTAAGCGAAGAAGCTGCAGTGGCGAACCACGGGGAGGATGCGATAGAGATTTATCATGCTTACTACAAACCAACGGAGTTTTTTGTACCCCAGAAGAATGTTGACCGTTGTTACGTGAAGGTTGTCGCGCTTAAAGACGGCGATCAGAGGGTGCTTGGAATGCACTTCGTTGGACCCAACGCAGGCGAAGTTATTCAAGGATTCGCGGCTGCTATCAA GTGTAACTTGACAGTACCGAAACTGAAGTCCACCGTCGGCATTCATCCAACGGTAGCGGAGGAGTTTACACGCATTTTCATTACCAAGCGTTCAGGCTTGGATCCGAAGCCTCAGAGTTGCTGCAGTTAG